GCAGGCCCGCGTTGACGACGAAGTAGGTGTAACCGATCTTGATCAGACCGCCCGTAGCATACTGGACGATGGAACCGAGGCCCGTCACGCCGCCGCCGATCATGTTGTTCGGGACCAGGAAGATGATCCACCCCATCACATACAGCAGCACGCCGACGGTGATCAGGGTGTATTCCTTCAGCCAGGTCCAGACATTCTTTTTAAGAAACGTCATGGTTAGATTTTTTCTTTTTCAGGCGGACGCCTGTCTTGATCTCCTCGAAACCTTCTCCATAGACGCTGCGGGTCGGGGAGATCGACATGAAGGCCCGCGGGTCGATGTCCTTGATGACCTTGGACAACTCGGACATCTGCGCCTGGTTGATCAGGATCAGAAGGACGTTCTTGTCTGCCTTGGTGTACCAGCCCTGCGCCTTGAGGACGGTCACGCCACGGTCCATCTTGTTGATGATGTGGTCGGCGATCCGGTCGTAGTGCTCGGAGAACACCAGCAGCTGGTAGGACGAGCGCTTGCCGCCCACCACCAGCTCGATGACCATCGAGAAGATGACCACTTCCGTCAGACCGTAGCACATGTCGGAGAAGTTCTTCTCCGGCAGGAACAGCAACAGTCCGCAGATGACGACATCCGAAACCAGGAACACGGTGCTCAGCGAGATGGGCCAGTATTTGTTGATCATCACGGCGATGATGTCCGTGCCGCCCGTGCTGCCGCCATAGCGGAGCACAAGCCCCAGTCCGACCGCCTCGAACACACCCGCCACCACCGGGATCAGGAGCCGCTCTTCCATGAAGAAGAACTC
The sequence above is a segment of the Bacteroidales bacterium WCE2004 genome. Coding sequences within it:
- a CDS encoding Uncharacterized membrane-anchored protein YitT, contains DUF161 and DUF2179 domains codes for the protein MIHNKVLRVLWEYVVLTLACFIFAAAWEAFMIPNGMSAGGMMGLCTVIQYATGLPAQYTYIAVNALLIIVAVIAMGIGFGFKTIWCIAVSSVVMDLIARVPALHAIPGEFFFMEERLLIPVVAGVFEAVGLGLVLRYGGSTGGTDIIAVMINKYWPISLSTVFLVSDVVICGLLLFLPEKNFSDMCYGLTEVVIFSMVIELVVGGKRSSYQLLVFSEHYDRIADHIINKMDRGVTVLKAQGWYTKADKNVLLILINQAQMSELSKVIKDIDPRAFMSISPTRSVYGEGFEEIKTGVRLKKKKSNHDVS